A genome region from Sceloporus undulatus isolate JIND9_A2432 ecotype Alabama chromosome 1, SceUnd_v1.1, whole genome shotgun sequence includes the following:
- the RAD51 gene encoding DNA repair protein RAD51 homolog 1 encodes MAMQMQSDTSIDASTQEESFGPQPISRLEQCGINANDVKKLEEAGFHTVEAVAYAPKKELLNIKGISEAKADKILAEAAKLVPMGFTTATEFHQRRSEIIQITTGSKELDKLLQGGIETGSITEMFGEFRTGKTQLCHTLAVTCQLPIDRGGGEGKAMYIDTEGTFRPERLLAVAERYGLSGSDVLDNVAYARAFNTDHQTQLLYQASAMMTESRYALLIVDSATALYRTDYSGRGELSARQMHLARFLRMLLRLADEFGVAVVITNQVVAQVDGAAMFAADPKKPIGGNIIAHASTTRLYLRKGRGETRICKIYDSPCLPEAEAMFAINADGVGDAKD; translated from the exons ATGGCCATGCAAATGCAGAGCGACACAAGCATAGACGCATCAACACAGGAGGAAAGCTTCGGGCCTCAACCCATTTCGCGGCTGGAG CAATGTGGCATAAATGCAAATGATgtgaagaaattagaagaagctGGATTTCACACAGTTGAAGCTGTTGCTTATGCGCCAAAGAAGGAATTGCTCAATATTAAAGGCATCAGTGAAGCCAAAGCGGACAAAATCCTG GCAGAAGCAGCAAAGTTAGTTCCAATGGGCttcacaacagcaacagaatttCATCAACGGAGGTCAGAGATCATTCAAATCACTACTGGATCCAAAGAACTTGACAAGCTCCTTCAAG GAGGAATAGAGACAGGATCTATAACGGAAATGTTTGGAGAATTCCGCACAGGCAAGACGCAGTTATGTCACACACTTGCAGTAACCTGTCAA CTCCCTATTGATCGGGGTGGTGGTGAAGGGAAAGCCATGTACATTGACACAGAAGGCACTTTCCGTCCAGAGCGTCTGCTTGCTGTGGCTGAAAG gtATGGCTTATCTGGTAGTGATGTGCTTGATAACGTGGCATATGCTCGAGCATTTAACACAGACCATCAGACCCAGCTCCTTTACCAGGCATCTGCTATGATGACTGAATCAAG ATATGCCTTGCTGATAGTGGACAGTGCCACAGCCCTCTATAGGACAGATTATTCTGGCCGAGGTGAACTGTCAGCAAGACAGATGCATTTGGCCAGATTTTTACGTATGTTGCTTCGACTTGCAGATGAG TTTGGTGTAGCAGTAGTCATCACAAATCAGGTGGTAGCACAAGTGGATGGAGCGGCAATGTTTGCTGCAGATCCCAAAAAGCCTATTGGAGGAAATATTATCGCACATGCTTCGACAACCAG GTTGTATTTGAGAAAAGGTCGAGGTGAAACTAGGATATGCAAAATCTATGATTCTCCTTGCCTACCAGAAGCAGAAGCTATGTTTGCTATTAATGCTGATGGAGTAGGAGATGCTAAAGACTGA